The nucleotide sequence GGGCCTGTGCGCTGGACCCCTCAAACCAACGCACATGTCCTAAAGTCTGCTCGGAGAGACCAACGCACCAGGCATCATCCGAATTAAGAAGCGCGCAGTCTTCCGGCCGCAGATTATTGACCAAACGGGCCTTGGCATCCGCATAGTCCATAGCATCCGGATGCCAATCCAGGTGATTGGGACTGAGATTAAGGGCCACCGCGACTTCCGGCCTGAAATTACGCGTGCGCGAGAGTTGGAAGGAACTCACTTCCATGATATAAGCATCGGCTTTGTACCCGTTTTCCAAAAGAAAAGCGCTGAGCGGCCTTCCGAGATTTCCGCAAGGCACGGCGCGCTTTCCCATTCGGTTGAGCACATGAGCCAAAAACAGGGTCTGCGTTGTCTTTCCGTTGGTACCGGTCACAGCAACAATTGGTTTTTTGCACAGTCGCCAGGCCAGCTCAATTTCGTCTATTAAAGTAATTCCGTTGACCCTAGCCTTTTGCACCCAAAGAGAATGCGGAGGGATTCCAGGTGAACACACGATGAAGTCAAAGGTGCTTATCTCACGTCCGGGACCGCGGCCAAGCTGCAGTTTGACGCCTTGGGATTTGAGCTGTTTGAGCCGGTCGCCAAGCTTTTTCTCATCAAGGGAGTCATAGGCCCAGACTTCCGCCCCGGAATGGCGAAGCAAGTGTGCCGCCGCCATACCGCTACGCCCCAAACCAAAAACAGCAACCTTTTGAGATTTCAACGCAACCCGGAATTCATCCCCTGTTTGAGTCATTATCTCTCCTTGGTCATTGCAGTTTTAGTGTCATCAAACCAAGCACAGCCAACAAAAACCCCACGATCCATAAACGCACGGTTACCTGCGGTTCCTCCCATTTCTTGTACAGAAGATGCTGATGCAAAGGAGATACCAAGAATAATTTTTTCTTTCTGAGCTTATAAGAACCCACTTGCAAAATAACCGATCCTGCCTCGATCACAAAAATCCCGGCCACCAGCAAAAGCAGGATCTCTTTTTGAATCAGAACCGCAACCACACCCACAGCCCCGCCCAGAGCCAAAGCCCCTGTGTCCCCCATAAATACATGGGCCGGATGGCAATTGTACCAAAGAAAGCCCAGAGCCGTGCCCACCAAAGCAGAGCAAAAAACCGTAAGCTCCGCAGCCCGGGCCACATAAATGACATTGAGATAATCGCTGAGCTGAATATGCCCGACCAAATAGCTCATGATCCCGTAAGTGCCTGCCACCATGGCCAAGCACCCGGCAGCCAATCCGTCCAGACCGTCCGTCAGATTCACGGCATTGGAACTGCCCGTGACCACCAGCGCCGCAAAAGGAATATAGAAAAGGCCCATGGGCAGAATGAAATTTTTGAAGAAGGGAAGGGTCAGGAAACCGATATCCGGATCACGCCAAAGAAAATAGCCGATACCCAAGCCCACCACAATCTGGCCGATAAATTTCACCCGGGCCTGAAGGCCTTTTTCGTTTTGGCGAGTCCACTTCAGCCAATCATCGATAAAACCCAAAACTCCCAAACTCAGAGTCGCCAAGAGCGCCATCCACACATAGCTATTGTCCAACCGCGCCCAAAGCAGGACCGAAATTGTGAGCGCAATAACCATAAAGAGTCCGCCCATGGTGGGAGTCCCGGCCTTGGCCGCATGCGCGGGATGCAGACCCAGACGCGTTTCTTGGGCCTTGGTTTGGGTGATCTTGGCTTGTTTGAGGAGCCTTATAATCGCAGGCCCCAGAACAATACTCAACAAAAAGGCTGTGACGCTGGCCCCGGCTGCGCGAAAACTGATATATCGAAAGACATTGAAACCTGAAAAGAACTCATGCAACGGATAAAGCAAATGATAAAACACGGAATCTCCTTAAGCCGGAGTGAGTTGCCCCTGACTCAATGCACTGACCACACGCTCCATACGCATGGCGCGCGAACCTTTGACCAATACCAGGTCTCCTGGATTCGCAATCATTTTTAGGATTGAAGCCACCTCCTCCGGACTTGTGCAGTAGATTCCCTGGACCGGCAGTAAACCCTCCTCAACGGCCCCCAAGAGCGTCCACTTTGTCTTTTCCCCCAAACCCACGATATAATCGACCCCCACCTGCACCGCTTTCTTGCCCACCCACTCGTGCCAACTCTGTTCCTTGCCGCCAAGCTCCATCATGTCCCCGAGAACCAGGATTTTGTTTCCCTGAACAGGCGCAGACCTGAGCCAGTCCAGGGCCATGGACACAGAATGCGGGTTTGCATTGTAAGTGTCATCCACCAACCAAAAATCACCGGACTGAAAGACCTTCATTCTGCCCTGCCGGCTGCGGCTCTCGGACAGGCGGCCGGCAATGACCGCACTCTGCATACCAAAGAGATGCGCCACGGTTTCGGCGGCCAGGGCATTTTGGGCATTGTGCCGCCCGAGCATCGGTAATTGGATCATCTGCCCGCTTGAGAGTTCCAGTTCTGTCCCTTTGAGACTCTGGCCGGCAATGCGCCCGTGAACACTCCCGCGGTCGCTCAGTCCATAACCCACTAAGAAAACCCCCTCGCGGCCTTCCTCCAACACACTGGCCAACCGGGGGTCGTCAGTACACAACACCCCCATGCCAGGAGATTCCAACTCATCCAGAAGAGAAGTTTTTTCTGCGAAAACCCCGTCTTCGTCCTGCAATCCCTCTAAATGCGAGGCCCCCACGCCCGTGATCACTGCCAAATGCGGGCGGCAAAGCCGCGCAAGCTGACGAATTTCGC is from Candidatus Omnitrophota bacterium and encodes:
- a CDS encoding UDP-N-acetylmuramoyl-L-alanine--D-glutamate ligase — protein: MTQTGDEFRVALKSQKVAVFGLGRSGMAAAHLLRHSGAEVWAYDSLDEKKLGDRLKQLKSQGVKLQLGRGPGREISTFDFIVCSPGIPPHSLWVQKARVNGITLIDEIELAWRLCKKPIVAVTGTNGKTTQTLFLAHVLNRMGKRAVPCGNLGRPLSAFLLENGYKADAYIMEVSSFQLSRTRNFRPEVAVALNLSPNHLDWHPDAMDYADAKARLVNNLRPEDCALLNSDDAWCVGLSEQTLGHVRWFEGSSAQARELVAREVVGALGMDEDWEDSCVEGFVRPEHRMQRLNVARGVEWINDSKSTNPGSTLHALRSVETPAILLMGGRNKGLRFSVMKEMLADRVKQVLLFGEAAEEIERDLRGAVPIEIFHNLNLAVWRARELALPGDTVLLSPACASFDAYESYEERGRHFQRLVEEKITAEVS
- a CDS encoding UDP-N-acetylmuramoyl-tripeptide--D-alanyl-D-alanine ligase, with amino-acid sequence MRGAKLTLGELAAVTEGRILDGDPNLGIQGVITDSRGDYCRGALFVALRGGRFDGHNFVQSALVAGAAAALVETPVCNHKQAPAGPQVRVGNTLEALGRLAAWHRSRMPWRVVAVTGSCGKTTTKDLIAGVLSAQFHVAVSPASYNNHIGVPLTLLSGDETIQVCVVELGSNHPGEIRQLARLCRPHLAVITGVGASHLEGLQDEDGVFAEKTSLLDELESPGMGVLCTDDPRLASVLEEGREGVFLVGYGLSDRGSVHGRIAGQSLKGTELELSSGQMIQLPMLGRHNAQNALAAETVAHLFGMQSAVIAGRLSESRSRQGRMKVFQSGDFWLVDDTYNANPHSVSMALDWLRSAPVQGNKILVLGDMMELGGKEQSWHEWVGKKAVQVGVDYIVGLGEKTKWTLLGAVEEGLLPVQGIYCTSPEEVASILKMIANPGDLVLVKGSRAMRMERVVSALSQGQLTPA
- a CDS encoding phospho-N-acetylmuramoyl-pentapeptide-transferase, which encodes MFYHLLYPLHEFFSGFNVFRYISFRAAGASVTAFLLSIVLGPAIIRLLKQAKITQTKAQETRLGLHPAHAAKAGTPTMGGLFMVIALTISVLLWARLDNSYVWMALLATLSLGVLGFIDDWLKWTRQNEKGLQARVKFIGQIVVGLGIGYFLWRDPDIGFLTLPFFKNFILPMGLFYIPFAALVVTGSSNAVNLTDGLDGLAAGCLAMVAGTYGIMSYLVGHIQLSDYLNVIYVARAAELTVFCSALVGTALGFLWYNCHPAHVFMGDTGALALGGAVGVVAVLIQKEILLLLVAGIFVIEAGSVILQVGSYKLRKKKLFLVSPLHQHLLYKKWEEPQVTVRLWIVGFLLAVLGLMTLKLQ